The Sphaerochaeta globosa str. Buddy region TACGATCAGTATTTTTATCACTCCGACACTCCGGAATTTAGTGTAGCATGGACTGCCGGTCTTTACAAAGCTTACCAGCTCTTGGTATTGTCGGCTATGACTTTTACAACCACCATTCAATACCTCTTATTGGCACTTTTGGCACTTTTTACCCTGTTCAACATTTATTCGCTGACTACAGGCAAGAAGAAAAGAAAGCTTGCCGCAGCAAATTATCAGCAGACACTCCGCTCCCTCGAGCAGAAAGCGTATGAGCTGATGCAGCAGAAAAAGCTGAAATTCGATGTGAAACAGGGATATATAAATGACCTCAATGAGGGAATCCTGCTCACCTTCGATACAAAACACAGGATGGTGGGCATTGTTCTCAAGGATGCAGAATACCTGTTCTCCTATGAGGAGTTTGTTTCATGCAAACAAACTTACGAGACGTTGGAGAATAAGAAAATCTCCAACATCTCGGTGGAAATCGAGACGAAGGACAGCATCATCAGCTTGCTGTTCGGCTCAAAAGCTTGGAAACCAAATTCCTACCTGGGCAAATTCCTGCTCTCAGACTCCAAGGAGCTCTGCACTTTGCTGGAAAAGTACTGCCTGGTCAAGGAGACTAGTTCGCCTTTGACTGGTCAATGATATGCACATCAAGCTGGTTGAACGGAACGGAAAGGCCGGATTGTGCCATCTTGTCGAGAATTTCACCATTGAATCTCCAATAGACCTTCCAGTAATCGGCAGGCTTCGTCCAGGGGCGTACCACGAAATCCACTGAAGATGTATTGAGCTTGTTGACTTCAATGACTGGTGCAGGATCGGCTAGTACTTCAGGATACGTATCGATGATATTCTTGATCACTTGTTTTGCCAAGGCGAGATCAGCCTTATAAGGAACGCTGACGGTCAGCTCCACTCTTCTGCGCTCGATGTTCGAGAAATTGACGATGGGGTTGCCCCATACCAGTTTGTTCGACATGGTAATTTTCTTGTTGTCGGGTGTTGAGAGTATGACACAGATCATATCCATGTCGGTGACCGTACCACTGAAGGCGCCTGTTTCGATGTAGTCCCCGATTCTGAAGGGGGCATTGATGACGATCATAACCCCGCTGAGCAGGTTGCCGATGGTCTCCTGGAAGGCAAAGCCAAGAATGACGCCGGAAATGCCCAGACCGGCAAGCACCGGTCCCATATTGAGGCCCATGTGCTGCAAAAAGGCTACAGCCAGAAAAATCCAGCCGATGATATTGACCAGCTGCAGGATGAAACGAGCCATAAGGTCATTGATTTTCTTCGAACGGGCAAGTGAACGCTTCAGGATCCTGCACAGCCAGGCAATGAGAAGTTTTCCCACCAAAACCATGAGTAGGCCGGTGAAAAAGGAAACGATGAAAGAAACCGGCCCTAGTTGCATCCAACCATCCAGTCGATAGATGAATTGCCCGAAGAACGAGTCGGCAGCTGCAGCTTCGCCGATGAGTGCCATCATTGCAGAAATCATAAAACCATCCTTGTTGGGAATTGATACTAAAAACCTACCATCAGAGCATAAAAAAGGCAAGGCAAAGAACTTCTCTTTGCCCTGCCAGCTTACTCATGCAACCAAAGGCTACTTACTCAACAGACTATGAAGCTTTTTGGTAAAAGCGACCGGGTCCTTGGGCATGACACCTTCGGCCAGCAGTGCCTGGTCAAGCAAGACCGAGCAGAGGTTTTCGATATATTCGTTATCGTCGCTAGCATCGATTTTCTTGATCATGGCATCTTCGATGTTGATTTCCAGGATCGGTTTCACGTCCTCGAAGTCACCTTGTCCCATGCTCTTGAGAATCTGCTGCATCTGCACCGATGGGTCGTTCTCATCAACAACAACCACAGCCGGAGCTTCAACAAGTCGGGAAGAGACAACTACATCCTTGACCTTGTCACCGAGAGCCTTCTTGATCTTCTTGACCAGACTCTTAGCTTCCTTGGTCGGCTCTTCATCCTTAGCCTCTTTCAGGTCGTCCACCGCACCACTCTTGTTGATGGCCTTCAGCGGTACTTCCTTATAGGTCCCGATTGATCCGATAACAATATCGTCGATGTCGTCGCTCATGATCAGAACTTCGAAGCCCTTCTTTCGATAGGACTCGAGCAAGGGGCTCGCCTTGAGGGTCGATTCCTTTCCCCCGGCGATGTAGTAGATTGATTTCTGATCGCTGGGCATCCGCTCCTTGTAGGAAGCAAGGCTTACATAGCCTTCCTGGCTGGAGGATTTGAAGCGAACCAGTTCAAGCAGTGCATCGCGGTTGGCGTAGTCTGAATACAGGCCTTCCTTGAGAGGTCGGTTGTATTGCTCGATGAACTTGGCATACAGGTCGGGGTTCTGTTCGCTGGTTTTCTGGAATTCACCCAAGAGCTTCTTCACAGAAGCATTGCGGATGGCGCTCATGACCCTGTTCTGCTGCAGAATCTCCCGGCTTACGTTCAACGGGAGGTCCTCACTGTCGATGACACCCCGTACGAAACGCAGGTAGGAAGGCAACAGCTCCTTGTCGTCATCGGTGATATAGACTCGTTTCACGTAGAGTTTCACACCCGGCCGATAATCGGCATGATACAGGTCAAAGGGTGCCTTGGAAGGGATATAGAAGAGAGTAATGTACTCAGAAGACCCTTCTGCACGAGTATGGACATAGAAGAGAGGCTCTTCACTGTCATAACTCGACTGCTTGTAGAATTCCTTGTACTGCTCGTCGGTGAGTTCGCTCTTGCTGCGTCTCCACAGGGCTGAGGAGCTGTTGATCTGCTCCACTTTGTGCTCGACGTTCTTTTGTGCGTTCCCTTCCTTGTCCTTCTTCTTGTCATCGTAGTTGGTCTGGTCATAGGAGAGGAAAATCGGGTAAGCAATGTGATCGCTGTACTTCTTAACCAGTTGCTCGATCTGCCAACGGTTGGCATACTCATTGCCTTCGTCGTTCAGATACAGGGTGATGGTGGATCCATGGCTATCACGAACAGCTTCTTCCAGGGAGTAGCTGCCCTTTCCGGTGCTGCTCCATTTCCAAGCCTGTTCTTCTCCAGCCTTGCGGCTGACCACTTCCACCTTGTCAGCAACCATGAAAGCGCTATAGAAGCCGACGCCGAATTGTCCGATAAGATTGCTGTCCTTCTTCTGATCATCGGTCAGCGAGGAGAGGAACTTCTTGGTTCCACTGGAAGCAATCGTTCCGAGGTTGTCACCCAGGTCGTCGTGATTCATTCCCAAGCCGTTGTCGCTGATGGTCAACGTCTTCTTTTCACCTTCTTCAGTGAAGGAGATGTCGATCCTTGGATCGAAGGAAAGATCTTTGAGCTTCTCATCGGTCAGGGTGAGATACTTTAGTTTGTCCAGTGCATCGGACGAGTTGGACACCAACTCGCGAAGGAAAATTTCCTTGTGTGAGTAGAGCGAGTGAATGATGAGCTGAAGCAGCTCTGATACTTCAGTCTTGAACTTCTTTTGTTCCATTGTAGTTCATACCTCCAAAGGGATATACGCAAACATACTGATTTTTCATGCTATCGGCAATTGTTCCTTAACAAAAAAGGCAAGGTGGGCTATGCTCAATGCATGAAGTTTTCACAGCCCAGTACCGCCCGAACCATCAACCGACTGCGAGTGTTGAACCTGCTCGCCCAACAAGGAGAGCTCAGTCGGGCCGACATTGCCCGATTGCTCGATCTGAACAAGCCTTCCACCAGTGAAATCGTGGAACAATTGCTCGCTCAGCAGCTTGTTGAGGAACAGGGCAAGGTTACTACCATCAATGGGCGAAGGCCCACAGCCCTCTCCTTGAAGGCTGATTCCCGTTTGGTGCTGGGAGTTGACTTGGGAAGCAGAACCACGACGTTCCTACTTGCCGACCTGCAGGGAAAAATCCTGCGATTCGAACGTCTGCCGACTCCGCTCCAGCCGCAGCCCAAAGAGTGGGGTGAAACCATTATCAAGACGTGCATGAAACTGACCAAGTTTGCTACGACTCCCATTGCCGGCATTGCAGTTTCCACTTCTGGAAGCATAAGCGGCGATGGCCAGTCGATTCTGTCACACGATTACTGGTCATGGAAGGATATTCCCTTGGCTAAAGCCATCGAGATTCATACCAAGCTTCCTACCCTTCTTGTCCATCATGTACAGGCGATGGTTGAGGCTGAGCGTTGGTTCGGGGATGAGAAAACCACGAATTTTTTCTATGTGAATTGGGGTGAGCATATCGCTTGTGCCTATTACAACGGCAATACGATAACTGCGGAGAAAAGTAGGTTCGGACACCTTCCCATCGCCCCTACCGGGTTGTGCCGTTGTGGTGGAATAGGGTGCTTGGAGACGGTAGCTGCCGGCTGGGCCCTCAGCGAGAAATACCAAGGACTTACCGTCAAGCAACTCGCCCAAAGCACCGACAAGGATGTTCAGCAATCACTTCAGGATGCCTGCAATGCGATGGGCATGTCCCTCATTGCTGCAAGTGCCGTCACCGGCGCACAGAAGATTATTCTCGGAGGCGGCATTGCCAACATCGACGACAAATACCTGGAGATGGTTTCTTCGTTTTATCGGGAACATGCCCATCACGAGCTTGCGTCCATTCCTGTTTGCCGCTCAGCACTGAAAGAACAAAGCTCTGTACTGGGATGTGTGGCTGTTGCCCTCGATCGTTGGGTGTTCCAACGAAGGATGCTGGAAACAATGCAGGGCTTGGGCCAAGAAAAACCGCTACTCGAAACCGAGTAGCGGCAACCTCCTAGAGAACCCCAGGACTCCTCTCCTAAGGTACGCGTCCACCCGCTGGATACTTCGGACTGGACTCGAGCAACGACACTCATGATTATTGCATGCTTTAGTCTGGCTGTAAAACAATAATTTCACAAATCTGCAACTATTTTTCCAATCTCTTGTTTTATTAGCCGATTGGTGCAATAAAGGACAAAGAGACGCTATTTAGCTACCTTCGGTATAATTAATCGAGAAGGAACCAGCATAGGTTCCAGCAGAAAATATATCGTCTGCACGTTTGCGAATCTTTACTGTAAGCTTGCCGATGGGCACATCGTTCTGAGGTCCGGCAGGGAATGTTGTATGGAACGTGTCTCCATTCTCAACAAAGGTAAGCAGACTTTCAGAACTGAGTTCCAAGGTTGTCCTCAGGGCATTTGCATCATCGAGAGAGAGATTTCCGATCTCGAAAATCAACTTCCCGGCCTTCTGCTTGCTCAGATGCGAGGAATAGCGAAAATACAGTGACTGACTGACTTCCCATTCTTCAAGGTTGGGGAATTCAAAGCTCAGAAGTGCATCCTCACGCGTAAGTTCCTCTCCTGCTTCATTGTAGATGGCTATCGCAAGGTCCTTGGGCTGGATTACACCAACCAGGTACACCGTAGCAGCGGGGAACTTGGGCATGTCTTCCGCCCCTAGGGGGAGAAGCAGCAAGAGCAATAATGATATGGCAAGGAGTTTCTTCATGTATATCTCCAACGTTAGCAGTACTGGCTATATCCTAGCAAGAGAAAGGAAAACAAGAAAGAGGGAGAGATAAGAAAAGCTGTGCAGTTGCCTGCACAGCCCAAACTCTCGACACAAGGAGGAAAATTAGGAAGCGGAGATTGTAATAGTAATTGTAGAAAGATAAACACCGGCTGTTGCAGTTCCGATATATTCACCAGCTTCAATTGTGTTGCCAAGATGGTCACTTCCGGTTGCAGTTGCAGGAATAATCGTATACTTATTCTTGCCCGAAAGGAAATCATCTTCATCAAATTCTACAATATTAATATTAAACAATTTATAAGTATTATCAATATCTTTTGTCATTGTAGTAAGATTAGTAGAACCTACCTTAACAGAAGAAATCTTCACTTTATGAATTCCATCAGTATGCAGGAAATCACCAACTGTCATTCTGAAAAAAATCGGACCTACAGCATTGGTTCTATACCCATACATAAATGAAGGGGGATTGGAAGTATTGAAAGCATTTAAAATTGTTTTAGAATTATCAAATGTCACATCATTTTCGAGATCATCCAAGAACCCATGTTCAAGCGTTTCCCCAACAGATCCCTGCAGATACGCATATACTGGACCTGGATTAGTGTAAGCAAACAACCCACTTACAGCAATTAGCAGAACCAAAGCAAGCGCAACTAACTTCTTATTCATACTCAACTCCTTTGGGAGGTTATCCTTAATGATACAGTCCCTTAATACATGCATAGCCTACTACCGAGTCAGACTTATGTCAATATTGAGGATATCATTTTTGCATATTTTCTTTAAAAAGTTATATAAATAGTTTTATATGTTTTCTATATATGGTTTTATCATCTTTCTAACTTATTACGTATGTTATACAACTTCAATAGATTGTGTACCTACTTTACTATTCCATATCACACTTAGCAGGATGAATATTCCCAGTAATCAGTCACTTCTGTCACATCTTTGTATTAGAACTATAAGTATTTCATGACAAAAAAGGTGCCTTTCGGCACCTAGCTTGTCAGAATAGCTGAATTTCCTAAATATCTGGGGTTATACCAATGGAAACCGTTGACTCATAGGTACCTGAAGGGGCACTAAGCACTTGGGT contains the following coding sequences:
- a CDS encoding mechanosensitive ion channel family protein, which gives rise to MISAMMALIGEAAAADSFFGQFIYRLDGWMQLGPVSFIVSFFTGLLMVLVGKLLIAWLCRILKRSLARSKKINDLMARFILQLVNIIGWIFLAVAFLQHMGLNMGPVLAGLGISGVILGFAFQETIGNLLSGVMIVINAPFRIGDYIETGAFSGTVTDMDMICVILSTPDNKKITMSNKLVWGNPIVNFSNIERRRVELTVSVPYKADLALAKQVIKNIIDTYPEVLADPAPVIEVNKLNTSSVDFVVRPWTKPADYWKVYWRFNGEILDKMAQSGLSVPFNQLDVHIIDQSKAN
- a CDS encoding ROK family transcriptional regulator, with translation MKFSQPSTARTINRLRVLNLLAQQGELSRADIARLLDLNKPSTSEIVEQLLAQQLVEEQGKVTTINGRRPTALSLKADSRLVLGVDLGSRTTTFLLADLQGKILRFERLPTPLQPQPKEWGETIIKTCMKLTKFATTPIAGIAVSTSGSISGDGQSILSHDYWSWKDIPLAKAIEIHTKLPTLLVHHVQAMVEAERWFGDEKTTNFFYVNWGEHIACAYYNGNTITAEKSRFGHLPIAPTGLCRCGGIGCLETVAAGWALSEKYQGLTVKQLAQSTDKDVQQSLQDACNAMGMSLIAASAVTGAQKIILGGGIANIDDKYLEMVSSFYREHAHHELASIPVCRSALKEQSSVLGCVAVALDRWVFQRRMLETMQGLGQEKPLLETE
- the htpG gene encoding molecular chaperone HtpG — translated: MEQKKFKTEVSELLQLIIHSLYSHKEIFLRELVSNSSDALDKLKYLTLTDEKLKDLSFDPRIDISFTEEGEKKTLTISDNGLGMNHDDLGDNLGTIASSGTKKFLSSLTDDQKKDSNLIGQFGVGFYSAFMVADKVEVVSRKAGEEQAWKWSSTGKGSYSLEEAVRDSHGSTITLYLNDEGNEYANRWQIEQLVKKYSDHIAYPIFLSYDQTNYDDKKKDKEGNAQKNVEHKVEQINSSSALWRRSKSELTDEQYKEFYKQSSYDSEEPLFYVHTRAEGSSEYITLFYIPSKAPFDLYHADYRPGVKLYVKRVYITDDDKELLPSYLRFVRGVIDSEDLPLNVSREILQQNRVMSAIRNASVKKLLGEFQKTSEQNPDLYAKFIEQYNRPLKEGLYSDYANRDALLELVRFKSSSQEGYVSLASYKERMPSDQKSIYYIAGGKESTLKASPLLESYRKKGFEVLIMSDDIDDIVIGSIGTYKEVPLKAINKSGAVDDLKEAKDEEPTKEAKSLVKKIKKALGDKVKDVVVSSRLVEAPAVVVVDENDPSVQMQQILKSMGQGDFEDVKPILEINIEDAMIKKIDASDDNEYIENLCSVLLDQALLAEGVMPKDPVAFTKKLHSLLSK